Proteins encoded together in one Lathamus discolor isolate bLatDis1 chromosome 3, bLatDis1.hap1, whole genome shotgun sequence window:
- the LOC136011984 gene encoding serine palmitoyltransferase small subunit B-like, which translates to MDIKNMKNYLYWLFCQFELITCSYLMEPWEKVLFYTFNITMLFMVLYTAYIYVPIHISTAFQFCLHVLGNQHENAVSIVK; encoded by the coding sequence ATGGATATTAAGAACATGAAGAACTATCTCTATTGGCTGTTCTGCCAGTTCGAACTAATTACCTGCAGCTACCTCATGGAGCCCTGGGAAAAAGTGCTTTTCTACACTTTCAACATTACCATGTTATTTATGGTGTTATACACTGCTTACATTTATGTCCCCATCCACATTAGCACGGCTTTTCAATTCTGCTTGCACGTACTTGGAAACCAAcatgaaaatgctgtttctatCGTGAAGTAA